In Paenibacillus sp. FSL M7-0420, a single genomic region encodes these proteins:
- a CDS encoding glutaredoxin family protein: MENVIVYTSTNCPHCRQVKSFLSDKGVAYEERNIEQNEEYAQQVWDMGMRAVPITVIGDMKIVGMNKTKFDKALAATE, translated from the coding sequence ATGGAGAATGTAATTGTGTACACATCGACGAATTGCCCGCATTGCCGTCAGGTGAAAAGCTTCCTGAGCGATAAAGGAGTAGCGTACGAAGAACGCAACATCGAGCAGAATGAAGAGTACGCCCAGCAGGTGTGGGATATGGGCATGAGAGCTGTGCCGATTACGGTGATCGGGGATATGAAGATCGTCGGTATGAACAAGACCAAGTTCGACAAGGCTTTGGCTGCAACAGAATAA
- a CDS encoding cache domain-containing sensor histidine kinase, with the protein MVNNMKLKYKLIFFYIIVVMIPVLIAGVILTNYFREGALNRAIDQATNNVEKIKSQLYSKLRVPTDISNLLYFDEDLERLVNTHYPSILELTKAYLNYTDLKEYVLRYREISNIRFFIDNPTLVDDMSIAPVTPEIRTRNWYTQAMQNNQIYWMYIHDKDPYINSPKGTINKLSLVRQVPYPEYSKSGVLMVQVNQDELNQMLHQEPFETIIVDEQGYIVSAKNPQLVGSTVDTFDIGINVQSQSKGVFMTQVKDKDSYVMIDEMIPELSVSKLKIISVFETKSILSDANKVSQLGLFIVIGVLLVALVLVYTISLLTSNRLLRLSRQLNQVALGNLNVVSHIDGTDEIGQLSRQFNYMVASINQLITQVIESNEKNSTLEIAQREIKLKMMASQIHPHFLFNALESIRMNAHLRGEKEIANIVRLLGKLMRKNLEVGRERAPIKEEIEMIRSYLEIQKFRYEDRLEYEITFDPAAAEVMIPPLIIQPLVENSVVHGLENKEGTVHVSIAITLRENQEIQVIVMDDGIGMKEGRLSEIMEVITKAEEEEQGRIGLRNVQQRLTLYYGAEHGLNISSREGEGTRITFSIPKGSDLKA; encoded by the coding sequence ATGGTCAATAACATGAAGCTGAAATACAAGCTGATCTTCTTTTATATCATAGTGGTGATGATTCCCGTGCTGATTGCAGGGGTAATTCTGACGAATTATTTTCGGGAAGGGGCCTTGAACAGAGCGATAGATCAGGCCACCAACAACGTGGAAAAGATCAAAAGCCAGTTGTACAGCAAGCTGCGTGTCCCTACAGATATTTCGAATCTGCTCTATTTCGATGAGGATCTGGAGCGGCTGGTCAATACGCATTATCCGAGTATCCTGGAGCTGACCAAGGCTTATCTGAATTATACCGACCTCAAGGAATATGTGCTGCGGTACCGGGAAATCTCCAATATCCGCTTTTTCATCGATAATCCCACACTGGTGGATGATATGTCCATCGCGCCGGTAACGCCGGAGATCCGTACGAGAAACTGGTATACACAAGCTATGCAGAACAATCAGATCTACTGGATGTATATCCACGACAAGGACCCTTATATCAACAGCCCCAAAGGGACCATCAACAAGCTGAGCCTGGTCCGCCAGGTGCCCTACCCTGAATACAGCAAGTCGGGAGTGCTGATGGTGCAGGTGAATCAGGATGAGCTGAACCAGATGCTGCACCAGGAGCCGTTCGAGACCATCATTGTCGATGAGCAGGGCTATATTGTGTCCGCCAAAAACCCGCAGCTGGTAGGCAGCACGGTGGATACTTTTGACATAGGGATAAATGTGCAGTCGCAATCCAAAGGTGTGTTCATGACCCAGGTGAAGGATAAGGATTCCTACGTCATGATTGATGAGATGATCCCTGAGCTGAGTGTCAGCAAGCTGAAGATCATTTCCGTATTTGAGACCAAAAGCATTCTGAGCGATGCCAACAAGGTGAGTCAGCTGGGTCTGTTTATCGTAATCGGGGTGCTGCTGGTTGCGCTTGTACTGGTCTATACTATCTCGTTGCTGACGAGCAACCGGCTGCTGCGGCTGAGCCGCCAGCTCAATCAAGTGGCCCTCGGGAACCTGAACGTCGTCTCCCACATTGACGGAACAGATGAGATCGGCCAGCTGTCGCGCCAGTTCAACTACATGGTAGCCAGCATCAACCAGCTGATTACCCAGGTGATAGAGAGCAATGAGAAGAACAGCACGCTGGAGATTGCGCAGCGGGAGATTAAGCTGAAGATGATGGCCAGCCAGATTCATCCGCATTTTCTGTTCAACGCACTGGAGTCGATCCGGATGAACGCCCATCTGCGGGGAGAGAAGGAGATCGCCAATATAGTCAGGCTACTGGGCAAGCTGATGCGCAAGAATCTGGAAGTAGGCCGGGAGAGAGCGCCGATCAAGGAAGAGATTGAGATGATCCGCTCCTATCTGGAGATTCAGAAGTTCCGGTACGAGGACAGGCTGGAGTATGAGATTACCTTCGATCCCGCCGCCGCTGAGGTGATGATCCCGCCGCTGATTATCCAGCCGCTGGTGGAGAATTCTGTCGTTCACGGTCTGGAGAACAAGGAAGGCACGGTGCATGTCAGCATCGCCATTACCCTCAGGGAGAATCAGGAGATTCAGGTGATTGTAATGGATGACGGGATCGGCATGAAGGAAGGACGGCTGTCCGAGATTATGGAGGTCATCACCAAGGCGGAGGAAGAAGAGCAGGGCCGGATCGGGCTGCGCAATGTGCAGCAGAGACTGACCCTGTATTACGGAGCAGAGCATGGGCTGAACATCTCCAGCCGGGAGGGAGAGGGGACCCGGATTACATTTTCAATCCCTAAGGGCAGTGATTTGAAGGCTTAA
- the trxB gene encoding thioredoxin-disulfide reductase, protein MYKSIIVGTGPAGLTAAIYLARANLNPLVIEGPQPGGQLTTTTEIENFPGFPEGILGPDLMDNMRKQAERFGAQFVTGWVNSVELGDRPFKLNVEGMGTLITDTLIISTGATAKYLGIPGEQDNIGRGVSTCATCDGFFFRGKEIVVVGGGDSALEEAGFLTRFASKVTLVHRREELRASKIMQDRVRDNAKVTWGLNRTPVEVIAGDKGVTGLKVINNETGEEEFIEASGVFVAVGHHPNTSFLGGQITTDANGYIVSNPGTSETNIPGVFACGDVQDTRYRQAITAAGSGCMAAMDAEKYIESLEHSAVIM, encoded by the coding sequence ATGTACAAATCAATTATTGTCGGTACTGGACCGGCCGGATTGACAGCTGCTATATATTTGGCCCGGGCGAACCTGAACCCGCTCGTGATCGAAGGTCCGCAGCCAGGCGGACAGCTTACGACTACAACGGAGATCGAGAACTTCCCGGGATTCCCGGAAGGCATTCTGGGTCCCGATCTGATGGATAATATGCGCAAGCAGGCTGAGCGTTTCGGCGCACAGTTCGTGACCGGCTGGGTGAACAGCGTGGAGCTGGGCGACCGTCCGTTCAAGCTGAACGTGGAGGGTATGGGCACACTGATTACGGATACGCTGATTATCTCAACGGGTGCCACAGCTAAGTATCTCGGCATTCCCGGGGAGCAGGATAACATCGGACGCGGGGTCAGCACTTGTGCTACCTGTGACGGATTTTTCTTCCGCGGCAAAGAGATCGTGGTGGTCGGCGGCGGCGATTCCGCGCTTGAAGAAGCGGGCTTCCTGACGCGTTTTGCTTCCAAGGTAACCCTGGTGCACCGCCGTGAAGAGCTGCGGGCCTCGAAGATTATGCAGGACCGTGTCCGCGATAACGCCAAAGTGACCTGGGGATTGAACCGTACCCCTGTTGAAGTGATTGCCGGAGACAAGGGGGTAACCGGTCTGAAGGTGATCAACAACGAGACTGGCGAGGAAGAGTTCATTGAAGCCAGCGGGGTATTCGTGGCGGTTGGCCATCATCCGAATACGTCATTCCTGGGCGGACAGATCACTACAGATGCGAACGGTTATATCGTATCGAATCCCGGAACCTCCGAGACGAACATTCCCGGCGTATTCGCCTGCGGCGACGTGCAGGATACCCGTTACAGACAGGCCATTACGGCGGCAGGCAGCGGCTGTATGGCGGCTATGGATGCCGAGAAATATATCGAGAGTCTGGAGCACAGCGCAGTAATTATGTAA
- the xylA gene encoding xylose isomerase — MAYFETVSKVSYEGSRSTNPYAFKFYNPTEIVAGKTMEEHLKFAMAYWHTLTAGGSDPFGAETAVRAWDKLSTLDKAKARAEAAFEFMEKMDLQYYCFHDVDIAPEGASLREFYSNIDTIVDILEQGMKASGKKLLWNTANMFTNPRYMHGAGSTCNADVFAHAAAQVKKGLEVGKRLGADNYVFWGGREGYETLLNTNMQLEQDNIARLFTMAVDYAKEIGFDGQFLIEPKPKEPTKHQYDFDAATCIAFLQKYNLDKHFKLNLEANHATLAGHTFEHELHVARINGMLGSLDANQGDPLLGWDTDEFPASIYDATLTLYEVLKNDGLGKGGINFDSKVRRPSFEPEDLFLAHISGMDVYAKGLKVAAKLLEDGVFENFIAERYSSFNEGVGADIVSGKATLASLADYALNNESPRPNKSGRQELLRATLNQYILTAE; from the coding sequence ATGGCTTATTTTGAAACAGTGAGCAAGGTCTCTTACGAGGGAAGCCGTTCCACCAACCCTTATGCATTCAAATTCTACAATCCTACAGAAATCGTAGCCGGCAAAACAATGGAAGAACACCTGAAATTTGCAATGGCTTACTGGCATACATTAACAGCTGGCGGTTCCGACCCGTTCGGCGCTGAAACTGCAGTCCGCGCTTGGGACAAACTGAGCACACTGGACAAGGCTAAGGCCCGTGCAGAAGCAGCATTCGAATTCATGGAGAAGATGGACCTGCAGTACTACTGCTTCCATGATGTGGACATCGCTCCTGAAGGCGCGTCCCTGCGTGAATTCTACAGCAACATCGATACCATCGTAGACATCCTTGAACAAGGCATGAAGGCTTCCGGCAAAAAACTGCTGTGGAACACTGCCAACATGTTCACCAACCCGCGCTACATGCACGGTGCAGGCTCCACCTGCAACGCTGACGTATTCGCACACGCTGCTGCACAAGTGAAGAAGGGTCTGGAAGTGGGTAAACGTCTGGGCGCTGACAACTATGTATTCTGGGGCGGCCGTGAAGGTTATGAGACACTGCTGAACACCAATATGCAGCTGGAGCAGGACAACATTGCCCGCCTGTTCACCATGGCTGTTGATTATGCGAAGGAAATCGGCTTCGACGGCCAGTTCCTGATCGAGCCTAAGCCGAAAGAGCCTACCAAGCACCAGTATGACTTCGATGCAGCAACTTGCATCGCCTTCCTGCAGAAGTACAACCTGGATAAGCACTTCAAGCTGAACCTTGAAGCTAACCATGCTACACTGGCTGGCCACACGTTCGAGCACGAGCTGCATGTAGCCCGTATCAACGGCATGCTGGGATCACTGGATGCGAACCAGGGCGATCCATTGCTCGGCTGGGATACAGATGAATTCCCTGCAAGCATCTATGATGCTACACTGACTCTCTATGAAGTACTGAAGAACGATGGTCTGGGCAAAGGCGGAATCAACTTTGACTCCAAAGTACGCCGTCCTTCCTTCGAGCCTGAGGATCTGTTCCTGGCACACATCTCCGGTATGGACGTATACGCTAAGGGCCTGAAGGTAGCTGCCAAGCTGCTTGAAGACGGCGTATTCGAGAACTTCATCGCTGAGCGTTACAGCAGCTTCAACGAAGGCGTTGGCGCTGACATCGTATCCGGCAAAGCGACACTTGCTTCGCTGGCTGACTACGCGCTGAACAACGAGAGCCCGCGTCCGAACAAATCCGGACGTCAGGAACTGCTGAGAGCTACACTTAACCAGTACATCCTGACTGCTGAGTAA
- a CDS encoding ROK family transcriptional regulator, which translates to MKVTGDQALVKKINKSIILHTIRMHSPISRAKVSEVTGLNKATVSNLVAELCGQSLVTEAGPGESSGGRKPLMLHFNEMAGSVIGIELRVKQLKAVLCNLGGGILHERDSVLENHDFPYVLGQMQQMISELIATAPPSPYGLVGIGVGVPGMVDEQGVVLFAPNLGWEMVDLRSILESAFAVPVTIDNEANAGAQGELNFGAARDVRHLLYISAGSGIGSGIIIGGELYKGARGYAGETGHMTIEAEGKPCSCGSRGCWELYASEKTYDNSGLALPARTTTGLVKYALEGQPDTLSHFNSIGEYLGIGVTNLINSFNPELIVIGGALSEAEPWLGEPLRRVVAERTLPYHKQQLEITFSRLGSRGTMIGAGFSAVMHFLGNIRVTL; encoded by the coding sequence TTGAAAGTTACCGGTGATCAGGCGCTGGTCAAAAAAATAAACAAATCGATTATTTTACATACCATCCGTATGCATTCCCCCATCTCGCGGGCCAAGGTATCCGAGGTGACAGGCCTGAATAAAGCTACCGTCTCCAATCTGGTAGCCGAGCTATGCGGGCAGTCGCTGGTTACTGAGGCCGGACCCGGAGAATCCAGCGGCGGGCGTAAGCCGCTGATGCTGCATTTTAACGAAATGGCGGGAAGTGTGATCGGGATCGAGCTGCGCGTGAAACAGCTGAAGGCCGTACTCTGCAACCTGGGGGGCGGCATTCTTCATGAACGGGACAGTGTGCTGGAGAACCACGACTTTCCTTATGTGCTCGGGCAGATGCAGCAGATGATCTCGGAGCTGATCGCTACGGCTCCGCCTTCTCCTTACGGACTCGTCGGCATTGGTGTCGGCGTCCCGGGAATGGTCGATGAGCAAGGCGTTGTCCTGTTCGCGCCCAACCTGGGCTGGGAGATGGTAGACCTGCGTTCGATTCTGGAAAGCGCCTTCGCGGTGCCGGTCACCATTGATAATGAGGCCAATGCAGGCGCCCAGGGTGAGCTGAACTTCGGGGCGGCGCGTGATGTGCGCCATCTGCTGTATATCAGCGCCGGCTCGGGGATCGGGTCGGGGATTATTATCGGCGGAGAATTGTATAAGGGCGCGCGCGGTTATGCGGGTGAGACTGGACATATGACGATTGAAGCGGAAGGCAAGCCGTGCAGCTGCGGCAGCCGGGGCTGCTGGGAGCTGTACGCCTCCGAGAAAACCTATGATAACTCCGGCCTCGCCCTCCCGGCCCGCACAACGACCGGACTGGTCAAGTATGCGCTTGAGGGGCAGCCCGATACGCTAAGCCATTTCAACTCCATCGGCGAGTATCTGGGGATCGGAGTGACCAATCTGATCAACAGCTTCAACCCTGAGCTGATCGTGATCGGCGGCGCTCTATCGGAGGCGGAGCCATGGCTCGGCGAGCCGCTGCGCCGGGTCGTAGCTGAGCGTACCCTCCCCTACCACAAGCAGCAGCTTGAAATCACCTTCTCCAGGCTGGGAAGCCGGGGAACCATGATTGGAGCGGGTTTTTCAGCGGTGATGCATTTTCTGGGCAACATCCGCGTCACTCTATAG
- the xylB gene encoding xylulokinase, with amino-acid sequence MKYVIGVDLGTSAVKTVLVDPQGKVAFEHSEAYPLSRPQPNWSEQNPEDWVKGTIASLKRLMEVSGAEPAQIDGISFSGQMHGLVLVDSEGKALRPAILWNDTRTTAECRKIEKKLGSKLIDIARNRALEGFTLPKILWVQEHEPEVLAKAALFLLPKDYVRYHLTGDYAMDYSDAAGTLLLDVGAKQWSAEIAGAFDLPVSLCPRLVESFKQTGTLLPAVAEASGLLPTTKVFAGGADNACGALGAGILGEGRTMCSIGTSGVVLSYESNKDLNLEGKVHFFNHSEKDAFYIMGVTLAAGHSLTWFKETFAADKSFDELLRGVNEIPAGSSGLLFTPYISGERTPHPDASIRGSFIGMDSGHTLSHFTRAVLEGITFSLRESIEIVRESGKEITEVVAIGGGAKNEAWLQMQADIFGATIIKLESEQGPAMGAAMLAAYGAGWFESLGECAEAFIRPAETYTPNAEQAALYDGIFALYQDVYGQTRGLNEKLASYRK; translated from the coding sequence ATGAAATATGTAATCGGTGTCGATCTTGGAACCAGCGCGGTAAAGACTGTACTGGTAGATCCCCAGGGCAAGGTGGCTTTCGAGCACTCTGAAGCGTATCCGCTCAGCAGACCCCAGCCGAACTGGAGTGAGCAGAACCCGGAGGATTGGGTGAAGGGAACCATCGCCAGCCTGAAGCGTCTGATGGAAGTATCGGGTGCAGAGCCTGCACAGATCGACGGCATCAGCTTCTCCGGCCAGATGCACGGGCTTGTGCTTGTTGACAGTGAAGGCAAGGCGCTGCGTCCCGCCATTCTATGGAATGATACGCGTACGACTGCGGAATGCCGTAAGATTGAGAAGAAGCTCGGCAGCAAGCTGATCGATATCGCCCGCAACCGCGCGCTCGAAGGCTTCACGCTTCCGAAGATTCTGTGGGTCCAGGAGCATGAGCCTGAGGTGCTCGCGAAGGCTGCATTGTTCCTGCTGCCGAAGGATTATGTGCGCTACCACCTGACAGGTGACTACGCCATGGACTACTCCGATGCAGCCGGAACCCTGCTGCTCGACGTAGGAGCGAAGCAGTGGAGTGCGGAGATTGCCGGAGCGTTCGATCTGCCGGTCTCTCTCTGCCCGAGACTCGTGGAATCCTTCAAGCAGACCGGAACCCTGCTTCCGGCGGTGGCCGAAGCCTCCGGTCTGCTTCCTACCACCAAGGTGTTCGCCGGCGGGGCAGACAATGCTTGCGGCGCACTGGGTGCCGGCATTCTGGGTGAAGGCCGGACGATGTGCAGCATCGGCACTTCCGGTGTGGTATTGTCCTACGAGAGTAACAAGGATCTTAACCTCGAAGGCAAAGTGCATTTCTTCAACCACAGTGAGAAGGATGCCTTCTATATTATGGGTGTTACCTTGGCAGCAGGACACAGCCTGACCTGGTTCAAGGAGACCTTTGCAGCAGACAAGAGCTTCGACGAATTACTGCGGGGAGTGAACGAAATCCCGGCTGGCAGCAGCGGTCTCTTGTTCACCCCGTACATCAGCGGGGAACGTACACCGCACCCGGATGCGAGCATCCGCGGCAGCTTCATCGGTATGGATTCCGGACATACCCTGTCCCACTTTACCCGGGCTGTGCTGGAAGGCATCACGTTCTCGCTGCGTGAATCGATTGAGATTGTGCGTGAATCCGGCAAAGAGATTACCGAGGTCGTGGCGATCGGCGGCGGTGCGAAGAATGAAGCCTGGCTGCAGATGCAGGCTGATATCTTCGGCGCTACGATCATCAAGCTGGAGAGCGAGCAGGGTCCGGCTATGGGCGCAGCTATGCTGGCAGCCTATGGCGCAGGCTGGTTCGAGTCCCTGGGTGAATGTGCGGAAGCCTTCATCCGTCCGGCAGAGACCTATACTCCTAACGCAGAGCAGGCGGCACTATATGACGGGATCTTCGCTTTGTACCAGGATGTATACGGACAGACCCGCGGGCTGAATGAGAAGCTGGCCTCTTACCGCAAATAG
- a CDS encoding ABC transporter permease yields the protein MIVKALTESGVTANESVTPRPPAKRNSGFWKSVLQQKYLYLMSLPFVIWVFIFSYVPIWGWLMAFQNYKPVRSFSEQKWVGLDNFRELFQDERFYLVLRNTLAMSMLGLIFGFVVPILFAVMLNELRGNVFKRSVQTISYLPHFVSWVVVGGIVYKTLAIDGGIVNDLLLWMNVIDEPIQFMAKGKYFWGVLTAADIWKETGWNAIIYLAAITGIDKELYEAAKVDGAGRVKQMFNITLPGIRTTVMVLLIMNIGHLVGIGFEKQFQLQNNMVTDYSEVLDLYALKYGIQIGRFSYGTAISMFTSVVSVILLFTANGLMKKFAKESIM from the coding sequence ATGATCGTGAAAGCGCTCACTGAAAGCGGTGTTACAGCAAATGAAAGCGTAACCCCCCGCCCACCTGCGAAACGGAATAGTGGATTTTGGAAAAGCGTACTCCAGCAAAAGTACTTATACCTGATGTCCCTTCCATTCGTAATCTGGGTATTTATATTCAGCTATGTGCCCATATGGGGATGGCTAATGGCCTTCCAGAATTATAAGCCAGTCAGGTCGTTCAGCGAGCAGAAATGGGTCGGACTGGACAACTTCAGGGAGCTGTTCCAGGATGAACGCTTCTACCTCGTATTAAGAAATACACTGGCGATGAGCATGCTGGGACTGATCTTCGGCTTCGTGGTTCCTATCCTGTTCGCCGTGATGCTCAATGAGCTGCGCGGCAACGTCTTCAAGAGATCGGTCCAGACGATATCTTACCTGCCCCACTTTGTATCCTGGGTCGTTGTAGGCGGGATTGTCTACAAGACGCTTGCAATTGACGGGGGGATCGTGAATGATCTGCTGCTCTGGATGAATGTGATTGATGAGCCGATTCAGTTCATGGCCAAAGGGAAATACTTCTGGGGAGTCTTAACGGCTGCTGACATCTGGAAGGAAACGGGCTGGAACGCGATCATCTATCTGGCAGCGATTACAGGCATTGATAAAGAGCTGTATGAAGCGGCCAAAGTGGACGGTGCAGGACGGGTTAAGCAGATGTTCAATATTACGCTGCCGGGTATCCGCACAACGGTGATGGTGCTGCTGATTATGAATATCGGCCATCTGGTCGGCATCGGCTTCGAGAAGCAATTCCAGCTGCAGAACAATATGGTTACCGATTATTCGGAAGTGCTGGATTTGTATGCGCTTAAATACGGGATACAGATTGGACGGTTCTCCTACGGCACGGCGATAAGCATGTTTACCTCTGTAGTGAGTGTCATCCTGCTGTTTACCGCCAACGGTCTGATGAAGAAATTTGCCAAAGAAAGCATTATGTAA
- a CDS encoding response regulator transcription factor, whose amino-acid sequence MIKVLIVDDEPKLREGMRTLIPWEEEGYTVVATAANGYEALDKFRELDPGLVIADIRMPGMSGLELIAELRKENPGCHVLILSGYADFEYAKQAISYHIDGYLLKPVDEEELISYLQELREKISLEERINEWQALEPARTTEVLVRELLQSKEAGEAAAELGLGDSSCEVVLLELKGLNKGEDAREESVKGLMERHWQEQEERGFFFTLPPYMGILLKEPLGDERAREALWQELHYLISKEGLEFVAATGGAAVRPEEAGESFGAARARLEDAFFGQKNTLLCGMPDLWEESAQGAVEPEEELDPERDIEVQLLLAVEAGSSEVARELTLQIIRQLVHTQRDETYIKDQLLRIVSSTIARLEAASPELRPLIAGQASPMGEVYSSRYLHDAERLVSGYMEQLSRLTGSGSGRGDEIKRITDLIQRRYKENLKLGTLAEIFNYNSAYLGKMFKNQVGEHFNTYLDKVRIEKAKQLLTQGMKVYEVAEQVGYMNSDYFNAKFRKYVGVSPSAYRKEN is encoded by the coding sequence TTGATCAAAGTACTGATTGTGGATGATGAGCCCAAGCTGAGGGAAGGGATGCGCACCTTGATTCCCTGGGAGGAAGAGGGGTATACCGTGGTGGCGACAGCGGCTAACGGTTATGAAGCGCTGGACAAATTCCGTGAGCTGGACCCTGGACTTGTAATTGCAGATATTCGTATGCCGGGGATGAGCGGGCTGGAATTGATTGCTGAGCTGCGCAAGGAGAATCCGGGCTGCCATGTGCTGATTCTGAGCGGCTATGCCGATTTTGAATATGCGAAGCAGGCTATTTCCTATCATATTGACGGATATTTACTCAAGCCGGTGGATGAGGAGGAGCTGATCAGCTATCTGCAGGAGCTGCGGGAGAAGATCAGCCTGGAAGAACGGATCAACGAATGGCAGGCTCTGGAGCCGGCAAGAACCACCGAGGTGCTGGTGCGGGAGCTGCTGCAGTCGAAGGAAGCCGGAGAGGCGGCTGCCGAGTTGGGCCTGGGGGACAGCAGCTGCGAAGTAGTGCTGCTGGAATTGAAAGGGCTTAACAAGGGGGAGGATGCCCGCGAAGAGTCGGTGAAGGGGCTGATGGAGCGGCATTGGCAGGAGCAGGAGGAGCGCGGTTTCTTCTTCACCCTCCCCCCGTATATGGGAATTCTGCTGAAGGAGCCGCTCGGGGATGAACGCGCCCGGGAGGCGCTCTGGCAGGAGCTGCACTACCTGATCTCGAAGGAGGGGCTGGAGTTCGTGGCCGCAACGGGCGGAGCGGCTGTACGGCCGGAGGAGGCCGGAGAGTCCTTCGGGGCTGCGCGCGCCCGGCTGGAGGATGCCTTCTTCGGGCAGAAGAACACACTGCTCTGTGGAATGCCGGACCTGTGGGAGGAGTCTGCACAAGGCGCGGTTGAACCGGAGGAGGAGCTGGACCCCGAGCGTGATATCGAGGTGCAGCTGCTGCTGGCAGTAGAGGCTGGCAGTAGCGAGGTGGCCAGGGAGCTTACGCTGCAGATTATCCGCCAGCTGGTGCATACCCAGCGGGACGAGACTTATATCAAGGACCAGCTGCTGCGGATTGTCAGCAGCACGATTGCCCGGCTGGAGGCGGCGAGTCCCGAGCTGCGCCCGCTGATTGCCGGACAAGCCTCGCCGATGGGCGAGGTCTACAGCAGCAGGTATCTGCATGATGCAGAGCGGCTGGTGTCGGGCTATATGGAGCAGCTCTCCAGGCTGACGGGCAGCGGAAGCGGACGCGGTGATGAGATTAAGCGGATCACGGATCTGATCCAGCGGCGGTATAAGGAGAATTTGAAGCTGGGCACACTTGCGGAGATTTTTAACTACAATAGCGCCTACTTGGGTAAAATGTTCAAGAACCAGGTGGGTGAGCACTTTAACACCTATCTGGATAAGGTGCGGATCGAGAAGGCCAAGCAGCTGCTGACCCAGGGCATGAAGGTCTATGAGGTGGCGGAGCAGGTGGGATACATGAATTCCGATTATTTCAATGCCAAATTCCGCAAATATGTCGGCGTCTCCCCAAGCGCCTACCGCAAGGAGAACTAA